Proteins co-encoded in one Cupriavidus taiwanensis genomic window:
- a CDS encoding alpha/beta fold hydrolase, with protein MGLQRLRWQAGSVLMPAATARRLERIWFCPPRAAATSAARHALDRARADWALVTGHGPSRRVRVYRWGSAGPVVLLAHGWGGHAGQWHAVIEGLLAGGMRVVAFDALSHGASDAGARGAAQTSVLEMSRSLLAAAWHAGPVHAVVAHSLGGAAAALALREGLPASAAVLLGAPADMRAACAALAWQLGVAPAVLARMQRHSERWLGLPWSTFNVPELGRTRPVPPTLVIHDRDDKEVRWEDGAAIAGAWPGARLETTTGLGHRRILRDPAVIQRIAEFIRPQSEPRPMPASGGLALA; from the coding sequence ATGGGCCTGCAGCGCTTGCGCTGGCAGGCCGGCAGCGTGCTGATGCCCGCGGCGACGGCGCGCCGGCTCGAGCGCATCTGGTTCTGCCCGCCCCGGGCCGCCGCCACCTCCGCCGCCCGGCACGCGCTGGACCGAGCGCGCGCCGACTGGGCCCTGGTGACCGGCCATGGACCCAGCCGGCGCGTGCGGGTCTACCGCTGGGGCAGCGCCGGCCCGGTGGTGCTGCTCGCCCATGGATGGGGCGGCCATGCGGGCCAGTGGCATGCGGTGATCGAGGGCCTGCTGGCGGGGGGCATGCGCGTGGTCGCCTTCGATGCGCTGTCGCACGGCGCCTCCGATGCCGGGGCGCGCGGCGCCGCGCAGACTTCGGTGCTGGAGATGTCGCGCTCGCTGCTGGCGGCGGCGTGGCATGCCGGTCCGGTCCATGCCGTGGTGGCGCATTCCCTCGGCGGCGCGGCGGCGGCACTGGCGCTGCGCGAAGGCCTGCCCGCAAGCGCCGCGGTGCTGCTGGGCGCGCCCGCCGACATGCGCGCGGCATGCGCCGCGCTGGCGTGGCAGCTGGGCGTGGCGCCGGCCGTGCTGGCGCGCATGCAGCGCCACAGCGAACGCTGGCTGGGCCTGCCATGGTCGACGTTCAACGTGCCGGAGCTGGGCCGCACCCGCCCGGTGCCGCCGACGCTGGTGATCCATGACCGCGACGACAAGGAAGTGCGCTGGGAAGATGGCGCGGCCATCGCCGGTGCCTGGCCGGGCGCGCGGCTGGAGACCACCACCGGCCTCGGCCATCGCCGCATCCTGCGCGACCCCGCGGTGATCCAGCGCATCGCCGAATTTATCCGGCCGCAGTCAGAGCCGCGCCCGATGCCAGCATCCGGCGGCCTGGCCTTGGCCTGA
- a CDS encoding DUF2917 domain-containing protein gives MYLVSNDMTATLPARSSLRLVAGPGERVAVRCTAGELWLIRDGDPKDTALSASECFTLADAGHVELYAITAASLHVSRCQAAADPVRSAWRHRLWRWLGPRSHGYTGAGR, from the coding sequence ATGTACCTGGTAAGCAACGATATGACCGCCACCCTGCCCGCCCGCAGTTCGCTGCGGCTGGTCGCCGGCCCGGGCGAACGGGTAGCAGTGCGCTGCACCGCGGGCGAACTGTGGCTGATCCGCGATGGCGATCCGAAGGACACGGCGCTGAGCGCGAGCGAGTGCTTCACCTTGGCCGACGCCGGCCATGTCGAGCTGTACGCGATCACCGCCGCCTCCCTGCATGTCAGCCGCTGCCAGGCCGCGGCCGATCCGGTTCGCAGCGCGTGGCGGCATCGGCTATGGCGCTGGCTGGGCCCGCGCAGCCACGGCTATACCGGCGCCGGCCGCTGA
- the aliA gene encoding cyclohexanecarboxylate-CoA ligase, which translates to MDFDAVLIAPRRAASVAAGHWHDRTINDYLADCVRERPDAPALTAVSLDRGTVARYSWSELARLADRVAAGLSGLGIGARDVVSCQLPNGWHLTVLYLACTRLGAVLNPLMPIFRERELAFMLAHAECKVVVVPETFRGFAHAQMVRGLRGALPALRHVVVADGEGPDSFEALLTGKDAPVAPAQLPHGSPGPDDVTQLIYTSGTTGEPKGAMHTANTLFSNIVAYAARLGLGADDVVLMASPMAHQTGFMYGLMMPVMLGAHAVLQDIWDPARAAALIREQGVTFTMGSTPFLTDLARVVAESGTPVPSLRTFLCAGAPIPGALVERARATLGATIVSAWGMSENGAVTMTLPDDPETRASTTDGCPLPGVEIRVVDGADADLPAGQTGRLLVRACSNFGGYLKRPHLNSTDADGWFDTGDLARLDADGYLRIAGRSKDVIIRGGENIPVLEVETLLYRHPAVAQVAIVAYPDARLGERACAFVVPRAGQSIDMAGMVDWLRQQKMALQYIPEKLVLREALPATPAGKIQKFRLREMLLGETG; encoded by the coding sequence ATGGATTTCGACGCCGTACTGATTGCGCCCCGCCGTGCCGCGAGCGTGGCGGCAGGCCACTGGCATGACCGCACCATCAATGATTACCTTGCCGACTGCGTGCGCGAGCGGCCCGATGCGCCGGCACTGACCGCGGTCAGCCTGGACCGCGGCACCGTGGCCCGCTACAGCTGGTCGGAACTGGCGCGCCTGGCCGACCGCGTTGCGGCGGGGCTGAGCGGGCTGGGCATCGGCGCTCGCGATGTGGTCTCGTGCCAGTTGCCCAATGGCTGGCACCTGACCGTGCTGTACCTGGCCTGCACCCGCTTGGGCGCGGTGCTGAACCCGCTGATGCCGATCTTCCGCGAGCGCGAGCTGGCCTTCATGCTGGCGCATGCCGAGTGCAAGGTAGTGGTCGTGCCGGAGACGTTCCGGGGCTTCGCGCATGCGCAGATGGTGCGAGGTTTGCGTGGCGCCTTGCCTGCACTGCGCCACGTCGTCGTCGCCGACGGCGAGGGTCCCGACAGCTTCGAGGCGCTGCTGACCGGGAAAGACGCCCCCGTTGCTCCGGCCCAGCTGCCGCACGGCAGCCCGGGTCCCGACGACGTCACGCAGCTGATCTATACCTCCGGCACCACCGGCGAGCCCAAGGGCGCGATGCATACCGCCAACACGCTGTTCTCGAATATCGTGGCCTACGCCGCGCGGCTGGGCCTGGGCGCTGACGACGTGGTGCTGATGGCCTCGCCGATGGCGCACCAGACCGGCTTCATGTACGGACTGATGATGCCGGTGATGCTGGGCGCGCATGCGGTGCTGCAGGATATCTGGGACCCGGCGCGCGCGGCGGCGCTGATCCGCGAGCAAGGCGTGACCTTCACCATGGGGTCGACCCCGTTCCTGACCGACCTCGCCCGCGTGGTGGCCGAATCCGGCACCCCGGTGCCGAGCCTGCGCACCTTCCTGTGCGCCGGTGCGCCGATCCCGGGCGCGCTGGTGGAGCGCGCGCGCGCGACGCTGGGCGCCACCATCGTCTCCGCCTGGGGCATGTCGGAGAACGGCGCCGTCACCATGACCCTGCCGGACGATCCCGAGACGCGTGCGTCGACCACCGACGGCTGCCCGCTGCCCGGCGTGGAGATCAGGGTGGTGGACGGCGCCGACGCGGACCTGCCCGCGGGGCAGACCGGGCGCCTGCTGGTGCGAGCCTGCTCGAATTTCGGCGGGTACCTGAAGCGGCCGCACCTGAACAGCACCGATGCCGACGGCTGGTTCGACACCGGCGACCTGGCCCGGCTCGACGCCGATGGCTACCTGCGCATCGCCGGCCGCAGCAAGGACGTGATCATCCGCGGCGGCGAGAACATTCCCGTACTGGAAGTCGAGACCCTGCTGTACCGCCATCCCGCGGTGGCACAGGTGGCGATCGTGGCCTATCCCGATGCGCGGCTGGGCGAGCGTGCCTGCGCCTTCGTGGTGCCACGCGCGGGGCAGTCGATCGACATGGCCGGCATGGTCGACTGGCTCAGGCAACAGAAGATGGCGCTGCAATACATCCCCGAGAAACTGGTGCTGCGCGAGGCGCTGCCGGCCACGCCCGCGGGCAAGATCCAGAAGTTCCGGCTGCGCGAGATGCTGCTTGGCGAAACTGGCTGA
- the aliB gene encoding cyclohexanecarboxyl-CoA dehydrogenase has product MNPYLDEDLSALAEHARRFADARVAPGCLERDRTRVLDRALMREMGEMGFIAPELPEQYGGQGMGSLAAGVIHEAVARADLSLSYINLLASLNGQILAHHARPELAGPWLQRLTRGEALLAIALTEPRGGSDAANLRLRMERDGDHYVLNGEKTSISAADQADAAVVFARSGPVEAGARGVSALLVPMDLPGVTRNRFDCHGQRAIGRGSIFFENVRVPASHLLGNEGEGFVQVMQGFDFSRALIGLQVLAVAQAALDETWAYVAERQAFGKPLAAFQGVSHPLADFETQVQGARLLCLQTLWLKDRGLPHTAEAAMCKWWAPKLAYDVVHQCLLSFGHGGYDRGVMEQRLRDVLGFQIGDGTAQIMKTIIARGRAGRAAVPA; this is encoded by the coding sequence ATGAATCCCTACCTTGACGAAGACCTGTCGGCGCTGGCCGAACATGCCCGCCGCTTTGCCGACGCGCGCGTCGCGCCCGGCTGCCTGGAGCGAGACCGTACCCGCGTGCTCGACCGCGCGCTGATGCGCGAGATGGGCGAGATGGGCTTTATCGCGCCCGAGCTGCCGGAACAGTATGGCGGGCAGGGCATGGGCTCGCTCGCGGCCGGCGTGATCCACGAAGCAGTGGCGCGCGCCGACCTGAGCCTGTCGTATATCAACCTGCTGGCGTCGCTGAACGGGCAGATCCTGGCGCACCATGCGCGCCCGGAGCTTGCCGGCCCGTGGCTGCAGCGCCTGACGCGCGGCGAAGCACTGCTGGCGATCGCGCTGACCGAGCCGCGCGGCGGCTCCGACGCCGCCAACCTGCGCCTGCGCATGGAGCGCGACGGCGACCACTATGTGCTCAACGGCGAGAAGACCTCGATCTCGGCCGCCGACCAGGCCGATGCCGCGGTGGTGTTCGCCCGCAGCGGCCCGGTCGAGGCCGGCGCGCGCGGCGTGTCGGCGCTGCTGGTGCCGATGGACCTGCCGGGCGTCACGCGCAACCGCTTCGACTGCCATGGCCAGCGCGCCATCGGGCGCGGCTCGATCTTCTTCGAGAACGTGCGCGTGCCGGCGAGCCACCTGCTCGGCAACGAAGGCGAGGGCTTCGTGCAGGTGATGCAGGGCTTTGATTTCTCGCGCGCGCTGATCGGGCTGCAGGTGCTGGCGGTGGCGCAGGCCGCGCTGGACGAGACCTGGGCCTATGTGGCGGAGCGCCAGGCCTTCGGCAAGCCGCTGGCGGCGTTCCAGGGCGTGTCGCACCCGCTTGCCGACTTCGAGACCCAGGTGCAGGGTGCGCGCCTGCTGTGCCTGCAGACGCTGTGGCTGAAGGACCGTGGCCTGCCGCATACCGCGGAAGCCGCGATGTGCAAGTGGTGGGCGCCGAAACTGGCGTATGACGTGGTGCACCAGTGCCTGCTGTCGTTCGGCCACGGCGGCTACGACCGCGGCGTGATGGAGCAGCGCCTGCGCGACGTGCTCGGCTTCCAGATCGGCGACGGCACCGCGCAGATCATGAAGACCATCATCGCCCGCGGCCGCGCCGGGCGCGCAGCGGTGCCAGCCTGA
- the badI gene encoding 2-ketocyclohexanecarboxyl-CoA hydrolase, whose protein sequence is MQYEDIRYEVRNGAAWIIINRPEKMNAFRGRTCDELIHAINRAGYDREIGAIVLAGAGDKAFCTGGDQSAHEGQYDGRGTIGLPMEELHNAIRDVPKPVIARVQGYAIGGGNVLCTICDFTIASDKAVFGQVGPRVGSVDPGYGTAFLARVVGEKKAREIWYLCRRYPAAEALAMGLVNAVVPQEQLDAEVQKWCDEIMEKSPTAIAIAKRSFNMDTAHQGGIAGMGMYALKLYYDTEESREGVRAFQEKRKPDFRKYAK, encoded by the coding sequence ATGCAATACGAAGACATCCGCTATGAAGTGCGCAACGGCGCGGCCTGGATCATCATCAACCGCCCGGAAAAGATGAACGCCTTCCGCGGCCGCACCTGTGACGAACTGATCCACGCCATCAACCGCGCCGGCTATGACCGCGAGATCGGCGCCATCGTGCTGGCCGGCGCCGGCGACAAGGCCTTCTGCACCGGCGGTGACCAGTCCGCGCACGAAGGCCAGTACGACGGCCGCGGCACCATCGGCCTGCCGATGGAAGAACTGCACAACGCCATCCGCGACGTGCCCAAGCCGGTGATCGCGCGCGTGCAGGGCTATGCCATCGGCGGCGGCAACGTGCTGTGCACGATCTGCGATTTCACCATCGCTTCGGACAAGGCCGTGTTCGGGCAGGTCGGGCCGCGTGTCGGCTCGGTCGACCCGGGCTATGGCACCGCCTTCCTCGCGCGCGTGGTCGGCGAGAAGAAGGCGCGCGAGATCTGGTACCTGTGCCGCCGCTATCCCGCCGCCGAGGCGCTGGCGATGGGGCTGGTCAATGCCGTGGTGCCGCAGGAGCAGCTCGACGCCGAAGTGCAGAAGTGGTGCGACGAGATCATGGAGAAGAGCCCGACCGCGATCGCCATCGCCAAGCGCTCGTTCAACATGGACACGGCGCACCAGGGTGGCATCGCCGGCATGGGCATGTATGCGCTCAAGCTCTACTACGACACCGAAGAGTCGCGCGAGGGCGTGCGCGCCTTCCAGGAAAAGCGCAAGCCGGACTTCCGCAAGTACGCCAAGTAA
- the badH gene encoding 2-hydroxycyclohexanecarboxyl-CoA dehydrogenase has protein sequence MQGLEGKTVIVTGGGGGIGGATCLRFARAGAAVGVLDLNPEAGERVAAQIRDAGGRALSVRCDITDRASVDAAVAAVEQELGPIDVLVNNAGWDVFRPFVKTEPAQWERLIAINLTGALHMHHAVLPGMVARKAGRIVNIASDAARVGSSGEAVYAACKGGLVSFSKTIAREHARHGITVNVVCPGPTETALFEDYKQGAGNPEKLVEAFTRSIPLGRIGQPDDLPGAVLFFAGDDAAFITGQVLSVSGGLTMNG, from the coding sequence GTGCAAGGACTCGAAGGCAAGACGGTCATCGTGACCGGCGGTGGTGGCGGTATCGGCGGCGCAACCTGTTTGCGCTTTGCGCGCGCCGGAGCAGCGGTCGGCGTGCTCGACCTGAACCCGGAGGCAGGCGAACGCGTGGCGGCGCAGATCCGCGATGCCGGCGGCCGCGCGCTGTCCGTGCGCTGCGACATTACCGATCGCGCCAGCGTCGACGCTGCGGTGGCGGCGGTGGAGCAGGAGCTGGGCCCCATCGACGTGCTGGTCAACAACGCCGGCTGGGACGTGTTCCGTCCGTTCGTCAAGACCGAGCCGGCGCAGTGGGAGCGGCTGATCGCCATCAACCTGACCGGCGCCCTGCACATGCACCACGCGGTGCTGCCGGGCATGGTGGCGCGCAAAGCCGGGCGCATCGTCAATATCGCCTCCGATGCCGCGCGCGTGGGGTCCTCCGGCGAAGCGGTGTATGCCGCGTGCAAGGGTGGGCTGGTGTCGTTCTCCAAGACCATCGCGCGCGAGCATGCGCGCCACGGCATCACCGTGAACGTGGTGTGCCCGGGGCCGACCGAGACCGCGCTGTTCGAGGACTACAAGCAGGGCGCGGGCAACCCCGAGAAGCTGGTGGAAGCCTTCACCCGCTCGATCCCGCTGGGCCGCATCGGCCAGCCCGACGACCTGCCCGGCGCGGTGCTGTTCTTCGCCGGCGACGATGCCGCCTTCATCACCGGACAGGTGCTGAGCGTATCGGGCGGCCTGACCATGAACGGCTGA
- a CDS encoding MarR family winged helix-turn-helix transcriptional regulator, with the protein MVNPEIGGEISANARMELANRLFFRLYQCANMLHKTGSRAVEAEGLTTQQWAVLGALSRPEAADGMSVGDLARYLMVSRQNLSGLVGRMERDGHVTLAPDGRDRRSRLVRMSEPGREVWLHQAQPKIRQYYEQALDGFSTNDLTHTLHYLLKLLDNMRALDTPEGGDSGPAAD; encoded by the coding sequence ATGGTTAACCCCGAAATCGGAGGCGAAATTTCCGCCAATGCCCGCATGGAACTGGCCAACCGGCTGTTCTTCCGCCTGTATCAATGCGCAAATATGTTGCATAAAACGGGGTCACGGGCGGTGGAAGCGGAAGGCCTCACGACGCAGCAGTGGGCAGTGCTGGGCGCGCTGTCGCGTCCCGAAGCCGCCGATGGCATGAGCGTCGGTGATCTGGCGCGCTACCTGATGGTGAGCCGCCAGAACCTGTCCGGGCTGGTGGGCCGGATGGAACGCGACGGTCACGTCACGCTGGCGCCGGACGGGCGCGACCGCCGCTCGCGGCTGGTACGGATGAGCGAGCCGGGCCGCGAGGTGTGGCTGCACCAGGCACAGCCCAAGATCCGGCAGTACTACGAGCAGGCGCTGGACGGCTTCTCCACCAACGACCTGACCCACACGCTGCATTACCTGCTGAAGCTGCTGGACAACATGCGCGCGCTGGATACGCCGGAGGGCGGCGACAGCGGCCCGGCAGCGGACTAA
- a CDS encoding GYD domain-containing protein, giving the protein MTRYIVLASFTDQGIRAVKDTTKRAAAVREMGARFGVQMKDIYWTLGKYDIVLTVEAQDDASMTAFGLAVGALGNVRTQTLRAFDLDEMQGIIDKMS; this is encoded by the coding sequence ATGACCCGCTATATCGTGCTAGCCAGCTTCACCGACCAGGGCATCCGCGCCGTCAAGGACACCACCAAGCGCGCCGCGGCGGTGCGCGAGATGGGCGCGCGCTTCGGGGTGCAGATGAAAGACATCTACTGGACCCTGGGCAAATACGACATCGTGCTGACCGTCGAGGCCCAGGATGACGCCAGCATGACCGCGTTCGGCCTGGCGGTCGGCGCGCTCGGCAACGTGCGCACGCAAACCCTGCGCGCCTTCGATCTCGACGAGATGCAGGGGATCATCGACAAGATGAGCTGA
- a CDS encoding DUF2188 domain-containing protein has protein sequence MPGKNIHVVPTHNGWAVEAEGRSGNQQRFTSMAHAIATGTEKARRAKVELLIHGKDHQIMERNSFGNAAADAHG, from the coding sequence ATGCCTGGCAAGAATATCCATGTCGTGCCGACCCATAACGGCTGGGCCGTCGAAGCGGAAGGACGCTCCGGCAACCAGCAGCGCTTCACTTCGATGGCCCATGCGATTGCTACCGGCACGGAGAAAGCCCGGCGTGCAAAGGTCGAGTTGCTGATCCATGGCAAGGATCACCAGATCATGGAGCGCAACTCGTTCGGAAACGCTGCCGCTGATGCCCACGGGTAG
- a CDS encoding AI-2E family transporter encodes MRNLKGFYILLVAVTIAFIWILLPFYSAILWGTILAILFQPMHRRLTVRFGNRENLAALTTLLVCVLMAIVPVFLMIATLAQEVALAYQQIRTGKWDFGQYFQTAVQALPASVEAWLNQIGLADVAGLQAKLTEGAARISQFMAAQAVAIGQNTLQFAVGLGVMLYLVFFLLRDGAVISHRLREAMPLNDAHTRRLVNRFTTVVRATVKGNMVVAVVQGVLGGLAFLLLGINGALLWGTLMAFLSLLPAVGAALVWGPAAIYFLLAGPLWKGVALIVIGTLVIGAVDNLLRPVLVGKDTKLPDWVVLVSTLGGMSVFGINGFVIGPLIAALFMSCWDISVIEDRDDTI; translated from the coding sequence ATGCGCAATTTGAAAGGTTTCTACATCCTTCTGGTCGCCGTCACCATTGCGTTCATCTGGATACTGCTGCCCTTCTACAGCGCGATCCTGTGGGGCACCATACTTGCCATCCTGTTCCAACCCATGCACCGCAGGCTGACGGTGCGATTCGGCAACCGGGAAAATCTCGCGGCGCTGACCACGCTGCTGGTCTGCGTGCTGATGGCGATTGTCCCGGTGTTCCTGATGATTGCCACACTCGCGCAGGAAGTCGCCCTTGCCTACCAGCAGATCCGGACCGGCAAGTGGGACTTCGGGCAATACTTCCAGACCGCCGTGCAGGCCCTGCCGGCTTCGGTCGAGGCCTGGCTGAACCAGATCGGGCTGGCCGACGTCGCCGGGTTGCAGGCTAAGCTGACCGAAGGTGCCGCCCGCATCAGCCAGTTCATGGCGGCCCAGGCTGTCGCCATTGGCCAGAACACGCTGCAGTTCGCCGTCGGCCTCGGCGTCATGCTGTACCTGGTGTTTTTCCTGCTGCGTGACGGCGCGGTGATTTCCCATCGCTTGCGCGAGGCCATGCCGCTGAACGACGCGCACACCCGCCGGCTGGTCAACCGGTTCACCACCGTGGTCCGCGCCACGGTCAAGGGCAACATGGTCGTGGCGGTGGTCCAGGGAGTACTGGGCGGCCTGGCTTTCCTGCTGCTGGGCATCAACGGCGCCTTGCTGTGGGGCACGCTGATGGCGTTCCTGTCCTTGCTGCCGGCCGTCGGCGCTGCGCTGGTGTGGGGCCCCGCCGCGATTTATTTCCTGCTGGCCGGCCCGCTCTGGAAGGGCGTCGCGCTGATTGTCATCGGCACCCTGGTGATTGGCGCGGTCGACAACCTGCTTCGCCCTGTCCTCGTCGGCAAGGACACCAAGTTGCCGGACTGGGTCGTGCTGGTATCGACCCTGGGCGGCATGTCTGTGTTTGGCATCAACGGCTTTGTGATAGGTCCGCTGATTGCCGCGCTGTTTATGTCGTGCTGGGATATCTCGGTGATCGAGGATCGCGACGACACCATCTGA
- a CDS encoding TonB-dependent siderophore receptor yields MLFRRLAIPAAASSLLLPAAVSHAAEALATLPSVTVSAAGDGQTDVGFATRRAAGVTKSGESAADAAQSITVITRDLLDSQQAQNLGDALQNSAGVVTNTYGRRGWDDFIIRGQRASESVFADGLLVDSNNRVAQELFGAERVEVLKGPASILFGAVQPGGLVNMVSKRPRAELFGELGLTVGNYGLRQMTVDLGTPLAKDSKAAFRLSALMMNSDDPTDYVWYRNRWIAPSLTLDLGARTDFTILASHNQRNYVRQQGLPVNGTLVPNRNGVVPASRFIGEPNAPSYDGEQDRVGYALTHRFDSGWTLNQNLRYQASSLSGTLVSAGTMALDSQTMNRSGTQQSFSGDSFGVDTNVQRTFAFTGHAHSVTFGVDYRHTKEDRLQKTCRVAALNVYHPVYGASINCPSAYSLDATDTLDALGLYLRDQIRLAERWTVTGGVRYESARTGTTDRLAAARSINDSNAVTGSAGVMYDLTSWARPYASFATSFLPNAGTDASGATFKPEKGRQYEVGVKFDMPDKSGLLTLAAFDLTRTNVLGSDPVNTGFSVAVGAQRSRGLEVELTQDLGNGLSVSAAYAYIAGEVTEDTTAANVGKPLNSVPRHSFSVWSQYRLRGALAGWYVGAGVRGESAKRGYSFSYTVPGYAVADLAVGYVASHWRAAFNVKNVFDKMYYAGGLNNNVLPVGNPRVAMLNVTMNY; encoded by the coding sequence ATGCTGTTCCGCCGTCTTGCCATACCCGCCGCTGCCAGCTCCCTGCTGCTGCCTGCCGCTGTCTCCCACGCCGCCGAAGCACTTGCCACGCTGCCATCCGTGACGGTCAGCGCCGCCGGCGATGGCCAGACCGACGTCGGTTTCGCCACGCGGCGGGCGGCCGGCGTGACCAAGTCAGGGGAATCGGCGGCCGACGCCGCGCAATCGATCACCGTGATCACGCGCGACCTGCTCGACAGCCAGCAGGCGCAGAACCTCGGCGACGCGCTGCAGAACTCGGCCGGCGTGGTCACCAACACCTATGGCCGGCGCGGCTGGGACGACTTCATCATCCGCGGCCAGCGGGCCTCGGAATCGGTCTTTGCCGACGGGCTGCTGGTCGACAGCAACAACCGCGTGGCGCAGGAACTGTTCGGCGCGGAGCGCGTGGAAGTGCTCAAGGGCCCGGCCTCGATACTGTTCGGCGCGGTGCAGCCCGGTGGCCTGGTCAACATGGTCAGCAAGCGCCCGCGCGCGGAACTGTTCGGCGAGCTGGGCCTGACCGTCGGCAACTACGGCTTGCGGCAGATGACGGTCGACCTTGGCACGCCGCTGGCCAAGGACAGCAAGGCCGCGTTCCGCCTGAGCGCACTGATGATGAACAGCGACGATCCGACCGACTATGTCTGGTATCGCAATCGCTGGATCGCGCCGTCGCTGACGCTCGACCTTGGCGCGCGCACGGATTTCACCATCCTGGCCAGCCACAACCAGCGCAACTACGTGCGCCAGCAGGGCTTGCCAGTGAATGGGACGCTGGTGCCGAACCGCAATGGCGTGGTGCCGGCCAGCCGCTTCATCGGCGAACCGAATGCGCCCTCCTATGACGGCGAGCAGGACCGCGTCGGCTACGCGCTGACGCACCGCTTCGACTCTGGCTGGACCCTGAACCAGAACCTGCGCTACCAGGCATCGTCGCTGAGCGGCACGCTGGTATCGGCCGGCACCATGGCGCTCGACAGCCAGACCATGAACCGCAGCGGCACGCAGCAGAGCTTCTCGGGAGACTCGTTCGGGGTCGACACCAACGTGCAGCGCACCTTTGCGTTCACGGGCCATGCCCACAGCGTGACCTTCGGCGTCGACTACCGGCATACGAAGGAAGACCGGCTGCAGAAGACATGCCGCGTCGCCGCGCTGAACGTCTACCACCCCGTCTACGGCGCCAGCATCAACTGCCCGTCCGCCTATAGCCTCGATGCGACCGATACGCTGGATGCGCTCGGCCTCTACCTGCGCGACCAGATCCGTCTTGCGGAGCGCTGGACCGTGACCGGCGGCGTGCGCTACGAATCGGCGCGGACCGGCACGACGGACCGGCTGGCAGCAGCGCGCTCCATCAACGACAGCAACGCCGTCACCGGCAGCGCGGGCGTAATGTATGACCTGACCAGCTGGGCGCGGCCCTACGCAAGCTTCGCCACGTCGTTCCTGCCGAACGCCGGCACCGATGCCAGCGGCGCCACCTTCAAGCCCGAGAAGGGCCGCCAGTACGAAGTGGGCGTCAAGTTCGACATGCCGGACAAGTCCGGCCTGCTGACGCTCGCCGCGTTCGACCTGACGCGCACCAATGTGCTCGGCAGCGATCCGGTCAATACGGGATTCAGCGTGGCCGTCGGCGCACAGCGCTCGCGCGGGCTGGAAGTGGAGCTGACGCAGGATCTCGGCAATGGCCTCAGCGTGTCGGCGGCCTATGCCTATATCGCCGGCGAAGTCACCGAGGACACCACCGCCGCGAACGTCGGCAAGCCGCTCAACAGCGTGCCGCGGCACAGCTTCTCGGTCTGGAGCCAGTATCGCCTGCGCGGCGCGCTCGCCGGCTGGTACGTCGGTGCCGGCGTGCGCGGCGAGAGCGCCAAGCGCGGCTACAGCTTCAGCTACACCGTGCCGGGCTACGCCGTCGCCGATCTGGCCGTCGGCTACGTGGCCTCGCACTGGCGCGCGGCATTCAACGTCAAGAACGTGTTCGACAAGATGTACTATGCGGGTGGCCTCAACAACAACGTGCTGCCGGTGGGCAATCCGCGCGTAGCGATGCTCAACGTGACGATGAACTATTGA